In a single window of the Candidatus Hinthialibacter antarcticus genome:
- a CDS encoding PadR family transcriptional regulator, whose translation MKFNRELLKGHLKPIILSIFNDGPCHAYAFNQRLEDKSLGVFSIAEGTVYPSLHKFEKEGLIESKWEERENKPNVKVYSITTKGKKFLEESAREWSFFSRAMNMLLEKSSPE comes from the coding sequence ATGAAATTCAATCGCGAACTTTTAAAGGGCCACTTAAAACCAATTATCCTCAGCATTTTCAACGATGGGCCGTGCCATGCGTATGCGTTTAACCAACGACTTGAGGATAAGAGCCTTGGAGTCTTTAGCATCGCTGAGGGCACTGTCTACCCTTCTCTGCACAAATTCGAGAAAGAGGGCCTGATAGAATCAAAGTGGGAGGAGCGGGAAAATAAACCGAATGTAAAGGTTTACTCTATAACGACCAAGGGAAAAAAGTTTTTGGAAGAAAGCGCCCGAGAGTGGAGTTTTTTTTCACGCGCTATGAATATGCTACTTGAGAAATCTTCACCAGAATAA
- the dtd gene encoding D-aminoacyl-tRNA deacylase, with product MKAILQRVSRASVTIDGEMVGQIGQGLLVLLGVAKDDSADDMKWLVDKFCNLRIFANQDGKFDKSLLDIQGELLIVSQFTLFADCRKGRRPNFDAAAPPQKAEQLYNQAVDYCRSKGVRTETGRFAAMMDVELVNDGPVTIELNSKTI from the coding sequence ATGAAAGCGATTTTACAGCGCGTATCGCGCGCGTCTGTCACAATTGATGGAGAGATGGTTGGTCAGATTGGTCAAGGACTGCTTGTACTACTTGGCGTTGCCAAAGACGACAGCGCTGATGACATGAAATGGCTGGTTGATAAATTTTGTAATCTGCGCATTTTCGCAAATCAAGACGGAAAATTCGACAAGTCGCTACTTGATATTCAGGGAGAGTTGCTCATCGTCTCTCAATTCACGCTGTTCGCTGATTGCCGCAAAGGAAGAAGGCCAAATTTTGACGCCGCCGCTCCACCCCAAAAAGCAGAGCAACTCTACAACCAGGCAGTAGACTATTGCCGCTCAAAAGGCGTCCGTACTGAAACAGGGCGCTTCGCCGCCATGATGGACGTTGAGTTAGTCAATGATGGCCCTGTCACGATTGAACTGAACTCCAAAACCATCTAA
- a CDS encoding tetratricopeptide repeat protein, protein MKSTYFSSALSGIMAATCCGVLMVGCQTQETNLFKQNIHDSLEHYYDGENLERQRDFDGAAEAYKKSIEISARPRAYYRLAMVTMAEGDYQSGEAYLREAVRLSPSFTEAQQRIEMLQEKKASGDTDPASPWGPRAGDAASADAPQTEVNPTPQTPVVSEPSVEENTAPAAAQIDANQEASQAFQNKNWQQALTLYSQLAESDPNNALFQYRLGFVHQQIGKPSDAAAAIEKAVELNPAFASAWNDLGIVYESMGRSSEAVGAYQNAIAKGPENSAYYNLAVLMEKQGEFKEAISLYEKFIASERPGEFKDRAEAQMTKLRRYAY, encoded by the coding sequence ATGAAATCCACTTATTTTTCTTCAGCTCTTTCTGGAATCATGGCTGCGACCTGCTGCGGCGTTTTGATGGTTGGCTGCCAAACCCAGGAAACGAACCTATTTAAGCAGAATATCCATGACTCGCTTGAGCACTATTATGATGGCGAAAACCTCGAACGGCAGCGGGATTTTGACGGCGCCGCAGAGGCGTATAAAAAGTCCATTGAGATTTCTGCCAGACCGCGCGCGTATTATCGGCTCGCAATGGTTACGATGGCCGAAGGCGACTATCAGTCAGGAGAAGCCTATTTGCGCGAGGCCGTGCGGCTAAGCCCATCTTTCACGGAGGCGCAGCAACGCATTGAAATGCTGCAGGAGAAAAAGGCGAGTGGAGACACAGACCCCGCCTCTCCTTGGGGGCCGCGCGCAGGCGACGCGGCTTCGGCGGATGCACCTCAAACTGAAGTGAATCCCACGCCTCAAACTCCAGTTGTGTCTGAGCCTTCAGTAGAAGAAAACACGGCTCCAGCCGCAGCACAGATTGATGCAAATCAAGAGGCGAGCCAAGCGTTCCAAAACAAAAATTGGCAACAAGCGTTGACGCTTTACAGTCAGCTGGCGGAGAGCGACCCCAATAATGCGCTGTTTCAATACAGGCTTGGATTTGTTCATCAGCAAATAGGGAAGCCCAGTGACGCGGCCGCTGCCATCGAAAAAGCGGTTGAACTGAATCCCGCTTTTGCTTCTGCGTGGAACGATCTCGGTATTGTTTATGAGTCGATGGGGCGTTCTAGTGAAGCGGTTGGCGCTTATCAGAACGCCATCGCAAAAGGGCCTGAGAACAGCGCTTATTACAATCTCGCCGTCTTGATGGAAAAACAGGGCGAGTTTAAAGAAGCCATTTCGTTGTATGAGAAATTCATAGCGTCTGAGAGACCGGGCGAGTTTAAAGATCGCGCTGAAGCCCAAATGACGAAATTGAGGCGGTATGCCTACTGA